TCTTCACGATCATGACCCGCCGCCGCATGCGGCCGCCCCTGTTCGTGACCGCGTTCATCACCTCGGGCAGGCCGTGGCCGCGCGCCTCGCGGGCCAGGAAGTAGATGATCGGGCCGACGACGAGGCCGCCGGCCGCGGGCGCGAGCGCCTTCACGTACCACGGCGCGGCCTTGAGCGCGGCGAGACCGCCGCCGCCCGCGAACGAGATCTCGGTGATCCGCTCGATGAGCCAGCGGAAGAAGATGGCCCCCAGGCCGCCGAGCACGCCCACGATCGCGGCGAGCACGAGCATGTACACGTTCTCGCCCACGAGCCGCTCGACGCGGCGGCTCGCCTGCTCGATGACGGGAAAGCGCTTCGGGGCTTCCACGCGGGACTCCTCGCCGACCGGCCAAGCCGGTCGCGTTCTTTATATGGGGCGGATCCGATAGTGGCAAGCTGCCCCATTTCGTTCCATCTTATTCATGTTTTGAAACGCACGTCGTATGCGGAAGCGACTCGCTCTGGAGGTCATCATGAGGATTCGCAGGACGGAACGGCTCATCGTCGCGCTTGCCGCCGGGCTCGCGCTCGCGGCCGCGGGGTGCGAGGGCACGGGGCGCGCGGACGACAACGGAGGGGACACGGACACCGACACGGACGCCGACACGGACACCGACGTCGACACGGACGCGGATTCCGACACCGACGCGGACGGCGTCGGCGGGGTCCAGGGCACGGTCATGGCCCCCTCGGGCGCGTTCCCGATCCCGGGCGCCCTCGTCTACGTGACCCACGCCAGCGGGTCGCTCATCGAGGACAACGCCTACTGCTACGAGTGCGACGACATGACCGGCAAGAAGTGGACGCTCTCCAACCCGGACGGCACCTTCTCGCTCAGCGGAGTTCCTGCCGGCGAGTGGAACCTCGTCACGCGCAAGGGGTTCTTCCAGCGGGAGCGCGAGATCACGGTCTCGGCCGATCAGGTGCTCGACGTCCCGGTCGAGCTGACGACGCTGCCGCCCGAGAACAGCGACGACGGCTCGGACGTCATCCCGAGCTACGCCGTGCTGCTCAACTCCTACGACCGGTCCGAGGACATGCTCGCCAAGCTCGGGATCGCGGAGCTGGGCGGCGACGGCCACTGGGTCCCGGGTACGGAGAGCTTCGACGCCTACAACGACGCGTCGTCCGCGTCGTCCGCCGTCGGCGAGTCGGTCACCCTGTTCGACGCCCAGGAGAACCTGGACCAGTACCACATGATCTTTTTCCCCTGCATGTGCAACGGGATCTTCACGGGCACCACCGCGGCGCGCCAGGAGATGCTGCGCAACTACGCCGAGGCGGGCGGCAAGGTGTACTCGTCGTGCTGGGCGTACAACTGGACCCAGGCGCCGTTCCGGGAAGGGTCGTTCCCGTCCTACCAGGAGGTCATCGAGTACGGCGGCGACATCGGCGAGGGCTCTGCCTACGAGACGACCGGCAGGATCGAGGACGAGCAGATGCGCGCCTGGCTCGGCGTGGTCGACAGCGGAGACAGCCCGGACGCCTTCCCGTTCACCGGCGCCTGGACGCAGCTGTACGGCGTCAACGACCTCGACAACGGGTTGGGCCTCGAGGAGGACGGCTACGTCATCAAGCCGACCGTCTGGGTCACCGACCAGGACTACTTCGACGGACAGCCGATGACCGTCACCTTCCCGTGGGGCTGCGGCAAGATCTTCCACACCGTGTACCAGGTCGTCGAGTCCACGCCGTCCACTTCGATTCGGCCGCAGGAGTTCGTGCTCCTCTACCTCATCCTCGAGGTCGGCGTGTGCGAGGGCGAGTACGAGGATCCGGAGTAGGGCGACCCGCCTCCCGCCTGATCGCAACACCTCGTAAAAATAGTGGGAAACCGGACCGCTCGGCGGTTTTTTCATGAATCCCCTCAGGCAGAATGTATACTCGCCGGGACTGATTTTTACGGCGCAGGACGGCGCCGTTCGCACGGAGGTTCTGGAATGCGCGCGATCATGATGGTGCTCCTCGGGGCGGTTTTCGCGTTCTCCACGACCGCCTTCTCTGGCTGCACGGGCGAAGATGGGAGATCGGACGCGGACTCGGATTCCGACTCGGATACGGACTCGGATTCCGACACGGACACGGACACGGACTCGGACACGGACACGGACACGGACGCGGATTCGGACAGCGACACGGATGCGGACTGTACGTCGTGCCACGGCTTCCCGCCGACGACGGGCTTGCACGGCTTGCACGTCTCCCACGGGGTGTCCTGCTCCGAGTGCCACTCGACCTCGGTGAGCTCGTCCGACGAGATCATCGCCGACGGGACGCACAACGACGCCTCGAACGACGTCGATTTCTCCTCAGGCGGCACCTGGAACGGGACGACCTGCTCCGACATCGGCTGCCACGGGCCGTACAACTGGTAACCGGGAACACCGCCGGTCGCGTCGTCATCGCCGGGTTCGACGGAACGTCGCTCCCGGACGACGTCGCGGCGCTCCTCGGCCGCAGGGCGCTCGCCGGGATCGTGCTGTTCCAGCGCAACCTCGAGGGCCCCGCGCAGGCGGCCGCCTTGATCGACGAGGCGCGATCCGCCGCGCCGAGCGGTGCGGAGCCGATCGTCGCCGTGGACCAGGAGGGCGGACGCGTCGCGCGCCTCAAGGAGCCGCTCGTGATCCTGCCGCCGGCGAGAGCCGTCGCGGCGCTCGGCGATCCGGAGCTGACGCGTTCCGCCGGCCGGCTCGTGGGGATCGAGCTCGCGGCGCTCGGCTTCTCGCTCGACTTCGCGCCGGTGCTCGATATCGACACGAACCCCGCGTCCCCGGTGATAGGCGATCGCGCGTTCGGCGGCGATCCGGAGACCGTGATCCGACACGGCCTCGCGTTCGCGCGCGGGCTGCGCGAGGGCGGGGTGCTCCCGTGCGGCAAGCACTTCCCGGGCCACGGCGACGCGGCGATCGACAGCCACGTCGGCCTGCCGCGAGTGGGGCTCCCCGCCGAGCGGCTGCGGGCCGTCGAGATGGCGCCGTTCGCCGCGTACGCCGCAGAGCGGCTCGGGCCGATCATGACCGCGCACGTCGTCTACCCGGCGCTCGACCCTGACGAGCCGGCCACGGCGAGCCGAGCGATCCTCACGGACGAGCTGCGCGGCCGCCTGGGGTTCGAGGGCGCGCTCATCACCGACGATCTCGAGATGGGCGCGGTGTCGCGGGTGGGCGGACCCCCGGCCGCGGCGGTTCGGGCGATCCGGGCCGGCGCGGACGGCCTCCTCGTCTGCCGCGACCGCGAGGTGCGCGAGGCGGTCGTGGAGGCCGTCGAGCGCGAGGCGCGGGACGACGCGGCGTTTTGCGCGCGGCTCGCGGAGGCGGCTTCGAGGGTCGGCGCGCTCGAACGCCCGAGGGCGCGCGCGCACGGCCCAGAATGGCTGGGCTCGGCGGAGCACGCGGCGCTTCGCGACGCGATCGCGCGGCGGCTCGGCGCAGCGGCTTCGGTGCGCCCGTGACCCCGCGCGGCAACCTCACCGGGCTCGCGCCCGCGGAGAAGCGCGCGCTCGAGCGGCTCGGATCGCGGCGCCTCCCCGCGTCCCGGATCATCACGCCGGAGATCGCCCAGACGATGGCGCTCCTGTCGCGAGAGATCGGTCGGCAGATCGGGCTGTTCATCGACCGCAACGGGCAGATCACGGACGTCGCGGTCGGCGACGCCTCGCGGATCGAGCTGCCGGACTTCGGGCGGCTGCGCGCCGGCGAGCACCGCTTCCGGGGGCTCCGGTTCGTCCATACGCATCTTCGCGCCGAGCCGCTGAGCCGGGACGACCTCACGGACCTGACGCGCCTGCGCCTCGACATGATCGCGGCCGTGGGGGTGACGTCAGAGGGCAGCCCGGGCGCCGTGTACCTCGCGCACCTCCTGCCGCCCGGCGGCGACTCCCCATACCGACTCCTCGGCCCGCTCAACCTCGGCATGCTCCCGGCCGACTTCCTCGGGCTGGTGACCGCGCTCGAGGAGGAGTTCGGCCGCGTCGCCGGCGCCCGCGAGGTGCGTGCGCCCGAAGGACGCGCCGTGCTCGTCCACGTCACGACGGACAGGCGGCGGACGGCCGAGGCCGAGCGCGCGCTCGACGAGCTCGCGGAGCTGGCGCGGACCGCGGGGGTCGCCATCGCGGACCGAGTCGTCCAGGTGCGCGACAAGCCGGATCCGCGGTTCGTCATGGGCAAGGGGAAGCTCGAGGACATCACGGTGCGCGCGATGCACCTCGACGCGGAGCTCCTGATCCTCGACTGCAACCTCGGCGCGAACCAGGCGCGGGCGATCGCGGAGGTGACGGAGCTCAAGGTGATCGACCGCACGCAGCTCATCCTCGACATCTTCGCGCAGCGCGCCCACTCGCGGGACGGCAAGCTCAAGGTCGAGCTCGCGCAGCTCAAGTACCTGCTGCCGCGGCTCGGGGCGCGCGACGACTCGCTGTCGCGGCTGACGGGCGGCATCGGCGGGCGGCGCGGCCCGGGCGAGACGGTGATGGAGATCGGGCGCCGGCGCGCCCGGGAGAAGATCGCCCGGATCGAGAAGAAGCTCGATGGTCTCGGCAAGGGGCGCTCCCAGCGACGGGCGCTGCGCCGCAGGAGCGCCATCCCGATCGTGTCGATCGTCGGCTACACGAACGCCGGCAAGTCGATGCTCCTGAACGCGCTCACGAACTCCGACGTGCTCGTGGAAGACAAGCTGTTCGCGACGCTCGACACGGCCAGCCGGAGGCTGCGGTTCCCGCGGGAGCGCGAGGTGATCGTCACGGACACGGTCGGCTTCATCCGGGATCTGCCGCGGGATCTGCTCGACGCGTTCAAGGCGACGCTCGAGGAGATGCGGGACGCCTCGCTCCTGCTCCACATCGTCGACGCGGCCGATCCGGCGCGCGCCGAGCACGTGAGGTGCGTCGAGCAGCTGCTCGTGGATCTCGAGCTGCACGAGACGCCGCGCCTCCTCGTGATGAACAAGGCGGACCGCGTCGATCCGGCCGCGATCCGGTCCGAGGTGGAGAGCCTCGGCGCGGTGCTCGTCTCGGCGCTCGACCGCTCGACATTGGCGCCGCTGCTCGAGCGGGTCGAGGAGCGCCTCTGGGCGAGGGGCGCGGGCGAAGGGCGGTGAGCCGTCACATCTGGAAGTCGTAGGCGCCCATGTCGGAGGCGACGTCCGGGAGCCCGGCGTCGGCGATATCGATCCAGTCGTTGCCGTCCGCGTCCGCCTCCGGGGACGCGACGTCGTCCGCCTGGTCGATGCACGGCGATCCGGACTGCAGGTGGTAGTCGCCGTAGCTCCACGCGTCGTCGCTCGTGTCGTCCGGCGTGCCCGGATCGAGCCACTCGCCAGGCGCCTGGAACAAGGGATCCTCGTCGATGACCTGGAGCCCCTCGTACCCGCCGAGCACGTCGCAGAACGCGACCTCGGTCTCGCTCCCCTTCTCGTCGAAGATCTCCCCGCCGAAGTCGGCGTAGATGATGTCGTTGAACAGCTCGACCTCGGAGAGATCCGCGTTGTACACGCCGCCCGCCAGCTCCGTCGCGCGGTTGCCGTGGAACACCGTGTTCACGTACGACACGACGGCCCGCGCGCCGTTGAACGCGCCGCCCCCGCGGCCCGCCTCGTTCCCCGTGACGAGCGAGCTCGTGATCACCGGAAAGTCGTGCTCGATGAAGAAGCCGCCGCCGTCCACGCCCGCCGCGTTCGCGGCGACAAGGGTCGCCTCGACGGCGCTGTCGCTCCACGCGAGGAACAGGCCGCCGCCGTGCTCGGCCGCGGAGTTCTCGATGATCCGCGAGCCCGAGAGCGCGAGCTCCGTGTCGTAGCTGTACACGCCGCCGCCGCTGCCGTACGCCGCGTTGCCTCGCACCGTCGCCCCCGCGAGCGCCGCGAAGCCGTGCAACCCCGAGAGGCCGCCGCCGTTGCGGACCGCGGTGTTCTCCTCGAGCTTCGAGTCGGTGACCTCCGGGCGGCAGTTGTCCACGAAGAGGCCGCCGCCGTCGCCCTGCGACAGGTTGCCCACGACGGTGGTCCCGACGAACGTCGGGCTGCACTCCCCGAAGACCGACTTCAGGTATACGCCGCCGCCGTCCCCGGAAGAGGTGTTGTACCGAATCGCGAGGTTGACGAGCTCCGCGGTGCCGTTGAGCACGAACAGCCCGCCCCCGTTCTCGGCGGCGTTCTGTTCGAGCACGCAGCTCTCGAGGCGCGGCATCGAGTCGTACAGGAACACCGCGCCGCCGTCGATCGCCCGATTGCCGCGGAACGTGCAGTTTCGGACGATCGTGTGCGAGGAGTTCGAGTACAGGCCGCCGCCGCGGTGGTGCGGCGTATCGCCGTTCGCGTTGCCGCCGGTGATGGTGAACCCGTCGAGCTCGCCGTAGTCGGCGCCCATCACGACGTGGTACGAGGCGTTGATCTCGAGCTCGTCGCGGCCGTCGAGAACCGTCTCGTTCGAGATGATGTCGCGCTGGTCGCGAAGGGTCTCGTCGCCGGCGAAGCCGCCGTAGACCTGGACGTTGGAGCGCAGGTAGATCGTGTCGGTGAGGGCGTCGACATAGGACCTGTACGTGCCGGTCGCCACCCAGACCTCGCAGGAGCCGAGCAGCTGCGCCGCGGCGTAGGCCGAATCGATGCCGTCCTGGATCTTCGTGAACGCGTCGTCCCAGCTCGTGCCGCAGAGCGTGGCGTCGGCGTCCCAGTCGACGTAGCGGATGCACCGCCCGAGGTCGTCGGTGAAGATCTCGGGACACTCGTCCGTGTCGCCGTCCGAGTCCGCGTCGCCGTCGCCGTCCCCGTCCGAACCGGTGTCCGTGTCGGTGCCGGTCTCGCTGTCCGTGTCCCAATCCATTTCGTAGAAGGGGTACGTGTAGTTGCGGTCCTCGCACCCCGGACCGGCCGAGAGGAGCGTCGCGCAGAAGACCCAAAACACCCGTGATTTCGCCGTTGTTCTCATTTTTGAACGCCTACCCGCCGTTCGGGCTGGGGATCTCGGTCCCCAGCACGGTTTAATAATAGCAAGCCGCATGCCATAGGCAACAACTGCGCGCCGCCATGTTATGCTCCCCGCCATGTGGTCGGCGCGTCTCCTCTTCCCTCTGCTCGCGGCGGCGATCTTCTCGATCCTCTGGCCCGGCCGCGTGCGCGCGGACGACGCCGTCTGGCCGCAACCCGCCTTCGTCGAGCCGCCGCTCACTTCGGACGGCGGCCACCTCCTGGAAGGTACCGCGGCGGCGCCGAAATGGTCCTGGCACGCGAAGATCGACGTCCGCTGGCTGTACGGCGTCGGGATCGCGGATCGGGCGCACCAGTCCCGCGCGGATCTGGCGTTCGGGCTGGGGTTGCCCGCACACCTCGAGGCGGATCTCGCGCTCCCCGTGGGCGTGACCGCCGGGGCGCGCTCCGCGGGCGGAGCGGGCGACGACGCGTTCGAGCTCGTCGGCATGGGGGAAGACGGCCCCGGGATCGGCGACCTGCGCGCCGCGCTGTCGTGGGGCGTGCTGTCGGCGGAGTCGGGCGGCATCGGGCTCCTCTTCCGTGCGGCGGCGATCGTGCCGACCGGGGCGCACGAACGGCTCCTGGGCGAGGGCGGCCTCGGGGGCGAGGCGCTCGCGTCGTTCGCGCTGCAGGTCCTCTCGACGCGCGTCGGCCTGAACCTGGGGTACAGGATCCGCCCCGAGCACTCCGCGCCCGGCTCGCGTTTCGAGCAGGACGACGACGTCCTCTGGCGGTTCGGCGTGCGCGTGCCCCGCGAGGGCGACGTCGCGTGGTCGTTCGAGGCGGCCGGCGCGATCGGCGTGGCGACGACCGAGGGCAGTTGGCCGAGCGCAGGATCGCGGCCGGTTTGGCTGGGCGGCGGCGTCGATTTTCCGCTCGGCCAGCGCCACAGGTTCGGGCTGCTCGCGGGGTTCGGCGCAGGAGAGGTCGCGCCGCTGTTCTCGATCGCCGCGCGGTTCACCTTCGTCCCGGTGATCCCGGACGAGGACGGCGACGGCATCAGCGGCGGCGCCGACGAGTGTCCGATCTTCGCCGAGGATCCGGACGGTTTCGAGGACGAGGACGGGTGCCCGGACGGGGACAACGACGGGGACAGCTTCCCGGACGACGAGGACGCGTGCCCGAACGCCGCGGCCGGGGAGACGTCCGAGGACGGGTGCTGAGGCCATGAACGCGCGGGTCCTGATCGTCGACTGCTGCGTCTACCCGGACATCTACCGTCCCGTCGATCACTGGCGCGCGCTGCTCGGCGGCGCTCCGGCCGACAGCGTGTACCTTCCGTCGGGCGGGGCCGCGCCCGACCTCGCGGCGTACACGCACGTCGTGCTCACCGGTTCCGAGGCGTCGATCGTCGCGCCCGAGCCCTGGTACGAGGTCGAGATCGAGCTCGTGAGGCGCGCGGCGGCGGCGGGCAAGGCGATCCTCGGGAGCTGCTTCGGCCACCAGATGCTCGCACTGGCGCTCTCGGGACCGCGGCACGTGCGCGCGTCCGCGACGCCGGAGCTCGGGTGGGCCGCGATCGACGTCGTGGCCGCCGACTCGCTCCTCGCCGGGCTGCCCGATCCGTTCCACGCGTTCGTCGCGCACTTCGACGAGGTTGTCGATCCGCCCCCGCCGTGGCGCGTCCTCGCCCGGAGCGCGGGCTGCGCGGTGCAGGTCATGCGCCACGGCGACGAGCCGATCTGGGGCGTGCAGGCGCACCCGGAGATCGATCCCGCGACCGGCCGCGCGCTGCTCGAGGGGCTCGCGGCTGCGGCGCCCGGGAAGGCCGGGATCATCGGCCGCGCGCTCACAGGGACCCCGCGCGACGACGGCGTCGCCGGCGAGATCGTGCGGCGGTTCCTCAGTCTTCCGGATCCTTGCGCGAGATGACCTCGGCCTTGCCGCCCTGGATCACCACGACGCCGCCCATTGGACCGCGTCCCGCCGCGCCGCGCTCCGCCGCCTCGCGCATCCAGGCGATCCGCTCCTCGGAGCCGGCGCCCATGAAGACGAACAAGGCGATGAAGCCGAGCATGAGATCGCCCGCCCAGATGGCGTAGACCATGCCGGCGATCGCGAGCCCGCGCCCGATGCGCACCGCGATGCGCGTGGCCGAGAGGTAGTCCCGCTTCAGCGCGAGCAGCCCGCGGAGCACGCGGCCGCCGTCCATCGGCAGCGCCGGGACGAGGTTGAACAGGCCGAGGATGACGTTCATCTTGATGAACACGCTCGCGGCCGCCACGGCGACGGGCGACATGAAGAGGCTCGGGACGAGCAGGAGCACGTACGCGGCTGTGGCGAGCGCGATCGACACGGCCGGACCTGCCGCGGCGATCGCGATCTCGTGCACCGGCCGCTTCGGGAGGTTCACGATCCGCGCGACGCCGCCTATCGGCAGGAGCACGATGTCCTCGGTGCGCACGCCGAAGCGCCGCGCGACGAGCGCGTGGCCGAGCTCGTGGGCGACGACCGAGCCGAACAGGAGCACCGTGAGACCGAGCGCCAGCGCGATGCCCGCGAAGTCGCCGCTCTCGACCGTCGAGAACGCGAACAGCGGCACGATCGCCATCGAGAAGTGCAAGCGGATGGGAATCCCGAACAGGGATCCGATTTTCAGCGACCAGCGCATGGCACCGTGCTCCTCGCCCCACGCAATGTGTATCCACGATGCCGCGCGGGTCAACCGCGCGCTTTGATCTTTCGGCCGCGCGGTGTATGAAACGCGGGCATTCGACTGGAGGCGCGCGGTGTTCAGCTACGTGGATCCGAAGATCAGGGAGCGGCTCGAGGCCGATCGCCGGCTCGCGCACCTCGACGCCTCGGGACGGCGGATCGACGGCGGCGGCGGGGCGCCGTACCTCTCGATGCTCGGCCCGATCCCGTTGCCGCGGCGGGTGAACGGCGGCACGCGGATCGTCGAGTGGTACCCGTTCGTGCGGCGCGTGGAGCTCGGCCGGGTGTTCGACGCGGCGTGCGCCGGGCGCGCCCCGGGGTCCGAGGCGCTGCGCGATCTCCTGCAGGCCAACATGTCGGTCAATTCGGTGCTCGCCACGGAGGGGTTCGCCGGGGTCGAGGCGCCGCTCGTCCGCGTGCACTCGAGCTGCGTGACGGGCGACGTGTTCGGCTCGATGCGGTGCGAGTGCGGTCCGCAGCTCGACGCGGCGTTCGAGAGGATCGCGGCGGAGGGCGGCGGCGCGATCGTCTACATGTCCGGCCACGAGGGCCGCGGCATCGGCCTGTGGGCCAAGGCGGTGACCTACCTCCTGCAGGACGAGGGTCAGGACACCTACCAGGCGAACGTCTCGCTCGGGCTGCCCGAGGACTCGCGCGACTTCACCGACGCGGCTGTCGTGCTGCGATACCTGCTCGGCGGACGGCCGATCCGGCTCCTGACGAACAACCCGCTGAAGCGCGAGCAGCTCGAGAGCGCGGGGCAGCNNNNNNNNNNCGGTGGCGGAGACCGTGCCGCACGTCGTCGGCGTCGGCGCGCACAACGTCCGGTACCTGCGCTCGAAGAGGGACAAGGGCCATACCCTGCCGGATCTGTGATCCGTCAGTCCCCCGCGGCGTAGCCCCACGTCTCGATCGGTTCGAACTCCGTCGGCGAGATCATCTTCTTCCAGGTGAACGAGGCGTGCGGCCCTTCGATTTCGGCGAGGACGTAGCCGTACGGCGTGTCCGAGAACACCTTTTCTACCGAGGCGTCGCCGTTGTCGCCGCCGTAGTCGTGGTCGAAAACGGACGGGGGGGCGCCGGCCGTGCCGACGATGATCTGGAAGAACTCCGGGCCGGTGTCGCTCTCCCGGATGGCCGCCCTGGCGTAGAAGTGGTCGTGACCTGCGAAGTACGTTCGGCCGCCGGCGGCGACCAGGCTCCGGACGAACGCGTCGCGCTCGGCCGGGTGGTCGTCGAGGCAGTCCGCGTGGGCCGCGGCGTAGCCCGGCTCGTGCGCGAACGCGAAGACGTGCTCGGCGGTCGTCGCCGCGAGCCGCTCGTCGAGCCACGCCTGGTTGACGCGGTGCGGGGTGAAGTAGAGGTCGAAGCCGAGGAACAGCGCGTTCTCGTGCTCGACGGCGAACGTCTTATTGATTTCGCCCTCTGGCCCGGCGTCGGAGATGGCGTACGGGCCGCTGAAGACGGCGTCCCAGGGCGCGAAAGCTCCGGTGTCGTGGTTGCCGCGCACCGGGTAGACGCCCACTCCCGCCGCGTACAGCGTCTCCATCGTGTCGCGCCAGGCGACGAGATGGGCCTCGAGGGTCTCCGGGACGCTCGAGCCGTAGACGAGATCGCCGAGAAAGAGCACGAGATCCGCGCCATCGGCGAGAGCCGCCGCCGCGACGGCGCCGAGCACCTCGGCGTTGACCCCGTCGAGCGCAGAGGTGCCCCGGCTGTCGCCGAACACGGCGAAGCGCCAGACCGGGCCGGCATCCGCGTCCGTATCGGAGTCGGAGTCCGTGTCCGTGTCGGAGTCGGTATCCGTGTCGGAGTCGACGTCCGTATCCGCCGAGCCGGTTTCGGTGTCTTCCGGGCAGGCGCCCGCGTCCATGCCGATCCAGGGGACGCCGGGCACGGGGCTCGTGCACCCGCCCGCCGCCGCCGCGAGGATCGCGAGCATCGCCAGGGCGTCGGTCGCCGCGCGCATGACGTCGAGTATACTCCCGTTGAAGGCGTTTTCCGTTGACTTGTCTCGCCCGCGGGGCCTAAAGAGGGCGCCGCTCGCAGGCGGCGCGGCAGGAGGCGCGATTCATGACGGGAGCGAGGCGCGACGACGTCAGGAACGTGGCCGTGATCGCGCACGTCGATCACGGAAAGACGACGCTCGTCGACGGCATGCTCCGCCAGAGCGGGCTCATCCGGGCGTCCGCCGAGGTCGTGGACTGCATGCTCGACTCGGGCGACATCGAGCGCGAGCGCGGGATCACGATCCTCGCCAAGGTCACCGCCATCGACTACCGCGGGACGCGGATCAACGTCCTCGACACGCCCGGGCACCACGACTTCGGCGGCGAGGTCGAGCGCACACTCCTCATGGCCGACGGCGTCCTCCTGCTCGTCGACTCGGCCGAGGGGCCGCTGCCGCAGACGCGGTTCGTGCTCGGCAAGGCGCTCGGCCTCGGGCTGCCGGCGATCGTCGCGATCAACAAGATCGATCGCCGCGACGCCCGGCCGCTCGAGGTGCTCGACGAGGTGTACGAGTTGTTCCTCGATCTCTGCGGCGAGGACGCGGATCTCAACTTCCCTGTGCTGTTCACGGACGGGCGGCGCGGCGTGGCACACGCGGAGCTCGGCGACGGCTCCACGGATCTGCGGCCCTTGCTCGACGCGATCGTCGCGACGGTGCCCCCGCCGGAGGATCGTTCCGAAGCGCCGCTCTCCATGCACGTCAACAACCTCGGCTGGGACGATTACGTGGGGCGCCTCGGCATCGGGAAGGTGCGCTCCGGGCGGATCCGCGCGGGGATGCAGGTGCTCGTCCACGGCCCGGACGCCCACGTCACCTCGGGGCGCGTCCTCCGGCTGTACGCGGCGCGCGGCCTCGAGCGCGTCGAGATCGCGGAGGCGCGCAGCGGCGACATCGTCTCGCTCGCCGGGATCGAGCGGCTGGAGATCGGCGACACCATCGCGGACGCCCCCGACACCGAGCCGCTGCCGCGGATCCGGGTGGACGAGCCGACGCTCGCCATGACGTTCGGCGTCAACACGTCGCCGTTCGCCGGCCAGGACGGGACGTACGTGACGAGCCGCAAGCTCCGCGAGCGCCTCGAGCGCGAGGCGCTGATG
Above is a genomic segment from Pseudomonadota bacterium containing:
- a CDS encoding metallophosphoesterase, with the translated sequence MRAATDALAMLAILAAAAGGCTSPVPGVPWIGMDAGACPEDTETGSADTDVDSDTDTDSDTDTDSDSDTDADAGPVWRFAVFGDSRGTSALDGVNAEVLGAVAAAALADGADLVLFLGDLVYGSSVPETLEAHLVAWRDTMETLYAAGVGVYPVRGNHDTGAFAPWDAVFSGPYAISDAGPEGEINKTFAVEHENALFLGFDLYFTPHRVNQAWLDERLAATTAEHVFAFAHEPGYAAAHADCLDDHPAERDAFVRSLVAAGGRTYFAGHDHFYARAAIRESDTGPEFFQIIVGTAGAPPSVFDHDYGGDNGDASVEKVFSDTPYGYVLAEIEGPHASFTWKKMISPTEFEPIETWGYAAGD
- the typA gene encoding translational GTPase TypA; this translates as MTGARRDDVRNVAVIAHVDHGKTTLVDGMLRQSGLIRASAEVVDCMLDSGDIERERGITILAKVTAIDYRGTRINVLDTPGHHDFGGEVERTLLMADGVLLLVDSAEGPLPQTRFVLGKALGLGLPAIVAINKIDRRDARPLEVLDEVYELFLDLCGEDADLNFPVLFTDGRRGVAHAELGDGSTDLRPLLDAIVATVPPPEDRSEAPLSMHVNNLGWDDYVGRLGIGKVRSGRIRAGMQVLVHGPDAHVTSGRVLRLYAARGLERVEIAEARSGDIVSLAGIERLEIGDTIADAPDTEPLPRIRVDEPTLAMTFGVNTSPFAGQDGTYVTSRKLRERLEREALMNVAVRVEETDTTDTFRVIGRGELQLSILAENMRREGFELSLSRPEVVTREIDGALHEPLERVYIDCSIETLGAVSELLGPRRAKMVDMRSGETRVRLEYAIPTRGLIGFHSEFLTETRGTGIVNTSFEGWIPWQGQIPGRRTGALVADREGRATPYALFHLQPRGTLFIEPNTTVYEGMVIGETPSGRNIDVNATREKKLTNIRAANRDENVILSRPRQMSLEACIEFIDDDELIEVTPHHLRIRKKILSSLGRYKNVPA